A genome region from Mycolicibacterium litorale includes the following:
- a CDS encoding mycofactocin-coupled SDR family oxidoreductase, with amino-acid sequence MTDQDLPLAGRVAYVTGAARGQGRSHCVRLARAGADVVAIDACAPVCDANGYPPAEPADLAETVRLVENEGRKILAQQVDVRDAASQQRVVAEAVEQFGRLDIVVANAGVLNWGRVWEISPQQWQDTLDVNLTGVWNTMRAVVPPMIAAGNGGSIITISSAAGIKAVPGCGHYCASKFGVVGLTNSLAIELGEFGIRVNSVHPYGTDTPMGNDTSMYQVFADHPTYIHSFSPGALPTDSLAPPELISDIVVWLASDASSLLTAAQIPAEKGYLKI; translated from the coding sequence ATGACCGATCAGGATCTCCCCCTCGCCGGCCGCGTCGCCTACGTGACCGGCGCGGCCCGCGGCCAAGGCCGCTCGCACTGTGTTCGGCTGGCACGAGCGGGCGCGGACGTCGTGGCAATCGACGCGTGCGCCCCGGTCTGCGACGCCAACGGGTATCCGCCTGCCGAGCCGGCGGATCTCGCCGAGACGGTGCGCCTGGTCGAGAACGAGGGGCGCAAGATCCTGGCCCAGCAGGTTGACGTGCGGGACGCCGCGAGTCAGCAGCGCGTCGTCGCCGAGGCGGTCGAACAGTTCGGGCGCCTGGACATCGTCGTCGCCAACGCGGGAGTGCTCAACTGGGGCCGGGTGTGGGAGATCTCGCCGCAGCAGTGGCAGGACACCCTCGACGTCAACCTCACCGGGGTGTGGAACACGATGCGCGCGGTGGTTCCGCCGATGATCGCGGCGGGCAACGGCGGCTCCATCATCACCATCAGTTCGGCCGCGGGGATCAAGGCGGTTCCGGGCTGCGGTCACTACTGTGCGAGCAAGTTCGGCGTCGTGGGCCTGACCAATTCGCTGGCGATCGAGTTGGGCGAGTTCGGGATTCGGGTGAACTCGGTGCACCCGTACGGCACCGACACCCCGATGGGCAACGACACGTCGATGTACCAGGTGTTCGCGGATCACCCCACCTACATCCACAGCTTCTCACCCGGCGCGCTGCCGACCGACTCGCTGGCGCCGCCGGAACTGATCTCCGACATCGTGGTGTGGCTGGCAAGTGACGCCTCGTCTCTGCTGACCGCGGCCCAGATCCCGGCGGAGAAGGGATACCTCAAGATCTGA
- a CDS encoding acyl-CoA thioesterase has translation MTTESTQDTTQGQWTVEMLLDLFDAQPAGDNRFTAQTGVAAADERQVVEGTQVLAQAIVAVAKRFPDKSVRSAYAVFSRVVVVGPPVELEIDVVSEGRSTATAVVSASQNGKRCITVTVFTDVPSGDVIRHQLPRPAVVPPAEANHTEMPMVGRQVRLVDVVDVNSPDEVGPPELYAWVHYEPIPQRDDLAKALIAYFTGHLGISTTMRAHEGIGTAQAHLTVSTAPMTISVSFHEPVRWDGWLLYTHESTQVGAGMSYVRGAVHTEEGELIASFSQDGLIRPLRTTDNSIATQNRL, from the coding sequence ATGACCACCGAATCGACGCAAGACACGACGCAGGGGCAATGGACGGTCGAGATGTTGCTCGATCTGTTCGATGCGCAGCCTGCGGGCGACAACCGGTTCACCGCGCAGACAGGCGTGGCGGCGGCCGACGAGCGGCAGGTGGTCGAGGGCACGCAGGTGCTGGCGCAAGCGATCGTCGCGGTGGCGAAGCGGTTCCCGGACAAGTCGGTGCGGTCGGCGTACGCGGTGTTCTCCCGGGTGGTGGTCGTCGGTCCGCCGGTCGAGTTGGAGATCGACGTGGTGTCGGAGGGGCGGTCGACGGCGACCGCAGTCGTGTCGGCGTCACAGAACGGGAAGCGCTGCATCACCGTCACGGTGTTCACCGATGTGCCGTCGGGGGATGTGATCCGGCATCAGCTGCCTCGTCCTGCGGTCGTGCCGCCGGCCGAGGCGAACCACACCGAGATGCCCATGGTGGGCAGGCAGGTGCGGTTGGTCGATGTCGTCGACGTGAACAGCCCCGACGAGGTCGGTCCGCCCGAGCTCTATGCGTGGGTGCACTACGAGCCGATCCCGCAGCGGGATGACCTGGCGAAGGCGCTGATCGCGTACTTCACGGGGCACCTGGGGATTTCGACGACGATGCGCGCACATGAGGGGATCGGTACCGCGCAGGCGCACCTGACGGTGTCGACGGCGCCGATGACGATCAGCGTGAGTTTTCACGAGCCGGTGCGCTGGGACGGCTGGCTGCTGTACACGCACGAGAGCACGCAGGTCGGGGCGGGCATGTCGTATGTGCGCGGCGCGGTGCACACCGAGGAGGGTGAGCTGATCGCGTCCTTCAGCCAGGACGGGTTGATTCGGCCACTGCGCACGACGGACAACTCGATCGCCACGCAGAACCGGCTGTAG
- the ypfJ gene encoding KPN_02809 family neutral zinc metallopeptidase, which produces MTFNEGMQIDTSTTSSSGGGRGGGRGIAVGGGVGGLLIVVIALFLGVDPGTVLPQQQQIGTEGVATPGFDLSQCRTGADANEFVQCRVVATGNSLDAVWSQLDPGYTRPQVEIFTGSVDTRCGPATSAVGPFYCPADQTAYFDTDFFDVLRDQFGSSGGPFAQEYVVAHEFGHHVQQLQGSLARAQEDPEGPTGGGVRTELQADCYAGVWAHYAAVTTQESTGVPFLEPLTDKDIADALSAASAVGDDRIQQAATGRVNPESWTHGSSEQRQKWFTVGYQTGVPKKCDTFATNDLG; this is translated from the coding sequence ATGACCTTCAACGAGGGCATGCAGATCGACACCAGCACCACCTCGAGCAGCGGCGGTGGACGCGGCGGCGGTCGCGGCATCGCGGTCGGCGGAGGTGTCGGCGGCCTGCTCATCGTGGTCATCGCGCTGTTCCTCGGGGTGGATCCCGGCACGGTGCTCCCCCAGCAGCAGCAGATCGGCACCGAGGGAGTGGCGACCCCCGGTTTCGACCTCAGCCAGTGCAGGACCGGCGCCGACGCGAATGAGTTCGTGCAGTGCCGGGTGGTCGCCACCGGCAACTCGCTCGACGCGGTGTGGTCGCAGCTCGATCCCGGCTACACCAGACCGCAGGTCGAGATCTTCACCGGGAGCGTGGACACGCGCTGCGGTCCCGCCACCAGTGCGGTCGGCCCGTTCTACTGCCCGGCCGACCAGACCGCCTACTTCGACACCGACTTCTTCGACGTCCTGAGGGATCAATTCGGTTCCAGCGGTGGACCGTTCGCGCAGGAGTATGTCGTCGCCCACGAATTCGGTCACCACGTGCAGCAACTACAGGGTTCGCTCGCGCGCGCCCAGGAAGATCCGGAGGGGCCCACCGGCGGCGGGGTGCGCACCGAACTGCAGGCCGATTGCTACGCGGGCGTGTGGGCGCATTACGCCGCGGTCACCACGCAGGAGAGCACCGGCGTGCCGTTCCTCGAACCGTTGACCGACAAGGACATCGCCGATGCGCTGTCGGCCGCGTCGGCGGTCGGCGACGACCGGATCCAGCAGGCGGCCACCGGCCGGGTCAACCCGGAGTCGTGGACACACGGTTCGTCCGAGCAGCGGCAGAAGTGGTTCACCGTCGGTTATCAGACCGGCGTTCCGAAGAAGTGCGATACGTTCGCCACGAACGACCTTGGCTAG
- a CDS encoding DinB family protein — MTDGQIEPDTKDWTWVLTRPCPECGFDASTVHHRDVGDVIRRDADEWIRRLGAPQASARSRPGVWSTLEYGCHVRDVHRIFHERVTLMLTQHEPLFANWDQDQAALDGDYAAQSPAVVAGELFDAAVTVADTYASVPDAAWARRGLRSNGSEFTVASIALYHLHDVVHHAWDVDEH, encoded by the coding sequence GTGACGGACGGGCAGATCGAGCCGGACACCAAGGACTGGACCTGGGTGTTGACGCGGCCGTGCCCCGAGTGCGGTTTCGACGCGTCGACCGTGCATCACCGCGACGTCGGCGACGTGATCCGCCGTGACGCCGACGAGTGGATCCGCCGGCTCGGTGCGCCACAGGCCTCCGCCCGCTCACGACCAGGGGTGTGGTCGACACTCGAGTACGGCTGCCATGTGCGCGACGTGCACAGGATCTTCCACGAGCGCGTGACACTGATGCTCACCCAGCACGAACCGCTGTTCGCGAACTGGGACCAGGATCAGGCCGCGCTCGATGGCGACTACGCGGCCCAGTCGCCGGCTGTGGTGGCCGGAGAGCTCTTCGACGCCGCGGTCACCGTCGCCGACACGTACGCCTCGGTCCCGGACGCCGCATGGGCACGCCGCGGATTGCGCAGCAATGGCAGCGAATTCACCGTCGCCTCGATCGCGCTCTATCACCTGCACGACGTCGTCCACCACGCCTGGGACGTCGACGAGCATTGA
- a CDS encoding TetR/AcrR family transcriptional regulator, with protein sequence MRADDRPVPPALLAATTATLRRLGPRQFSLTAVAEEAGVSRGTVHNALGSRDNAIRTALDHLASVFIEAMASEVDRQETLAGQVAAAAVLVCAHRQRSDSVAPRGINESILVLLLRNIGDDLMRRSLELWRPLVRAAQTRGEVRANVDPLRASEWIVRVLLSFELLPPVGVDLDNPRAVRKFVCDHIVAGLGGPA encoded by the coding sequence ATGCGCGCCGATGACCGCCCGGTCCCCCCGGCGCTGCTCGCCGCCACCACCGCCACGCTGCGCCGCCTCGGTCCCCGCCAGTTCAGCCTGACCGCCGTCGCCGAGGAGGCGGGGGTGTCGCGCGGCACCGTCCACAACGCGCTCGGCAGCCGCGACAACGCGATCCGCACCGCGCTCGACCATCTGGCATCGGTGTTCATCGAGGCCATGGCCAGCGAGGTCGACCGGCAGGAGACGCTGGCCGGTCAGGTCGCGGCGGCCGCGGTGCTCGTGTGCGCACACCGCCAGCGTTCGGATTCGGTGGCTCCGCGCGGCATCAACGAGAGCATCCTCGTGCTGCTGTTGCGCAACATCGGGGACGACCTGATGCGGCGGTCGCTGGAACTGTGGCGGCCCCTGGTGCGGGCGGCACAGACCCGTGGGGAGGTGCGCGCGAACGTCGACCCGCTCCGCGCGAGCGAGTGGATCGTGCGGGTGCTGCTGAGCTTCGAACTGCTCCCGCCCGTCGGCGTGGATCTCGACAACCCGCGTGCGGTGCGCAAATTCGTCTGCGACCACATCGTCGCCGGACTGGGAGGACCAGCATGA
- a CDS encoding DUF222 domain-containing protein has product MSYPVARIASMFDGSLPKIADYSALSDAELVLASAGWGRVESAAAARKLAAMAEMFRRRTTLEDAAAREDWFIDPETSVLSELAAAHHITEGLAKSQTQRGVLLANRFPKVAALFERGLISDILVRAIVYRTYLITDPEAMAAVDAALAEQILCWGPKSQSKTEETIDALVEIHDPGALRRREPATHTRDLQFGNITDAPGMMTVYARMYSPDGVALEQHVEDMARTVCPDDPRTMKERRNDAFAALSAGEPLRCECDNPDCPASTPDRSTANVVIHLIATEEALAHARNRSAAADADEQPAVDPEPVEPNTAAREDEPPGQEPADSEPETLPESEPVEPDIAARESWRSDDEPAKLEPKASAECGAGEPGSTEREDESAGTAPEQDFSAKCRPVDVAADSDAREQDSTMTEPVPTPQPSPTPARAFVIGGGVLSPVVLPAFLDRATIRRLQHPGDAPPEPHYRPSIALQDFVRCRDLTCRFPGCDKPATLCDIDHTVPYPTGPTNASNLKCLCRKHHLLKTFWTGQTGWRDQQLADGTVIWTSPSGQTHITHPGSALLFPTLCTPTATARKGKTADATKNRGLMMPKRRRTRAQDRRYRIDTERRLNDDFVAERTKPPPF; this is encoded by the coding sequence ATGTCGTACCCGGTCGCTAGAATCGCCAGTATGTTCGATGGTTCGCTACCCAAGATCGCCGACTACTCGGCGCTCAGTGACGCCGAGCTGGTGCTGGCGTCGGCCGGGTGGGGACGCGTCGAATCCGCCGCCGCCGCACGCAAACTGGCCGCCATGGCCGAGATGTTCCGCCGCCGAACCACCCTCGAAGACGCCGCCGCACGCGAGGACTGGTTCATCGACCCCGAGACCTCGGTCTTGAGTGAACTGGCCGCCGCCCACCACATCACCGAAGGGCTCGCCAAGAGCCAAACCCAACGCGGAGTGCTGCTGGCCAACCGCTTCCCCAAAGTCGCCGCCCTCTTCGAGCGCGGGCTGATTAGCGACATCCTCGTCCGCGCGATCGTCTACCGCACCTATCTGATCACCGACCCCGAGGCGATGGCCGCCGTGGATGCCGCCTTGGCCGAACAGATCCTGTGTTGGGGGCCGAAATCGCAGTCGAAGACCGAAGAGACCATCGACGCGCTGGTCGAGATCCATGACCCGGGCGCGCTGCGGCGCCGCGAACCCGCAACCCATACCCGCGACCTGCAGTTCGGCAACATCACCGACGCTCCCGGGATGATGACCGTCTACGCCCGGATGTACAGCCCCGACGGTGTCGCGCTCGAACAACACGTCGAGGACATGGCCCGCACTGTATGCCCCGATGACCCGCGCACCATGAAAGAGCGCCGCAACGACGCCTTCGCCGCACTATCTGCCGGTGAGCCGCTGCGCTGCGAGTGCGACAACCCCGACTGCCCGGCCAGCACCCCGGACCGCTCCACCGCCAACGTCGTGATCCACCTCATCGCCACCGAAGAAGCACTCGCCCATGCGCGGAACCGCAGCGCTGCAGCGGACGCCGACGAGCAACCGGCCGTAGACCCTGAACCTGTCGAGCCGAATACCGCTGCGCGCGAGGATGAACCGCCCGGCCAGGAGCCAGCAGACTCCGAGCCGGAGACCCTTCCGGAGTCGGAACCTGTGGAGCCGGATATCGCTGCGCGAGAGTCGTGGCGCAGCGATGACGAGCCCGCGAAGCTCGAACCGAAAGCATCCGCAGAGTGCGGAGCTGGCGAGCCGGGGAGCACTGAGCGCGAGGACGAGTCGGCCGGCACCGCGCCGGAACAGGACTTCTCGGCCAAGTGCAGGCCGGTCGACGTCGCGGCAGATAGCGATGCGCGCGAGCAGGATTCGACCATGACCGAGCCGGTGCCCACACCGCAACCTTCCCCCACGCCCGCACGGGCATTCGTCATCGGTGGCGGCGTGCTCAGCCCCGTGGTGCTGCCCGCCTTCCTCGACCGCGCCACGATCCGGCGACTCCAACACCCCGGCGACGCGCCACCCGAACCCCACTACCGGCCCTCGATCGCGCTGCAGGACTTCGTGCGCTGCCGCGACCTGACCTGCCGCTTCCCCGGCTGCGACAAACCCGCAACCCTCTGCGACATCGACCACACCGTGCCCTACCCCACCGGGCCCACGAACGCGTCCAACCTCAAATGCCTCTGCCGAAAACACCACCTGCTCAAAACCTTCTGGACCGGCCAAACCGGTTGGCGCGACCAACAACTCGCCGACGGCACCGTCATCTGGACCTCACCGAGCGGGCAGACCCACATCACCCACCCGGGTAGTGCGCTGCTGTTCCCGACCCTGTGCACCCCTACGGCAACGGCCCGGAAAGGGAAGACCGCAGACGCCACGAAGAACCGCGGCCTCATGATGCCCAAACGCCGCCGCACCCGCGCCCAAGACCGCCGCTACCGCATCGACACCGAACGCCGACTCAACGACGACTTCGTCGCCGAACGCACCAAACCACCCCCGTTCTGA
- a CDS encoding flavin-containing monooxygenase → MIEPDHEVVVIGAGPGGIASAYLLRQNGIDDFVILERSHDFGGTWRDNHYPGLAVDIPTLWYQLSFAVNPDWSRLFAPGPEIYAYLRDTAQRLGLYPHLRPHCNVVRQQWDDAAGLWRLTLANGEAVTARFLISSVGGYVNAKPRVDIDGIDDFAGTILRPNAWDDGYDSCGKRVAVIGTGSSGVQIAAALSGQVANLDVFQRTPAWVLPKVDFDIPAAMRRVLRVPGVVSAVNVFGRYLMDAFMVAPIVHLFSRLPDRVLVRAMPFYDAYCRALYRLLLRVVVRDPVTRRALVPRYGILAKRPVISSSFLPALNDPDTHLITTPIERITADGVRTVDGVDHPADLLVLATGYELWTDPETYRTGTVLGSNGFDLAEYYRAHGLSAYAGTAHPRLPNRWEIVGPLGFVGFAWPDFVETMAAHAVRVIAEARGRGTPVAAVSDDAFNRWNQRMRRDGRVAHLYFTACNPGLSTYFVNSQRDTVYHRPQTIAGSRRFARHSPLSDYEFAARPALFEELTA, encoded by the coding sequence ATGATCGAACCGGATCACGAAGTCGTCGTCATCGGCGCCGGTCCCGGTGGCATCGCCTCGGCATATCTGTTGCGGCAGAACGGGATCGATGACTTCGTCATCCTCGAGCGGAGCCACGACTTCGGCGGCACCTGGCGCGACAACCACTACCCCGGCCTGGCCGTCGACATCCCGACGCTGTGGTACCAGTTGTCGTTCGCGGTGAATCCCGACTGGTCGAGGCTGTTCGCGCCCGGGCCGGAGATCTATGCCTATCTGCGCGACACCGCACAGCGCCTGGGCCTCTATCCGCACCTACGACCGCACTGCAACGTCGTTCGCCAGCAGTGGGACGACGCCGCGGGGCTGTGGCGGTTGACGCTGGCGAACGGTGAGGCGGTGACGGCCAGATTCCTCATCAGCTCGGTCGGCGGGTACGTCAACGCCAAACCGCGGGTCGACATCGACGGCATCGACGACTTCGCCGGGACGATCCTTCGACCCAATGCGTGGGACGACGGCTACGACTCCTGCGGTAAGCGGGTGGCGGTCATCGGCACCGGCTCGAGCGGGGTGCAGATCGCCGCCGCGCTGTCCGGTCAGGTGGCGAATCTCGATGTGTTTCAACGGACGCCGGCCTGGGTGCTGCCCAAGGTCGACTTCGACATTCCCGCTGCCATGCGCCGGGTGCTGCGGGTTCCCGGTGTCGTGTCCGCGGTGAACGTCTTCGGTCGCTATCTCATGGACGCGTTCATGGTGGCGCCGATCGTGCATCTGTTCTCCAGGCTGCCGGACCGGGTGCTGGTGCGCGCGATGCCGTTCTACGACGCCTACTGTCGCGCGCTGTACCGCCTGCTGCTGCGCGTGGTGGTCCGTGATCCGGTCACCCGGCGGGCGCTGGTGCCGCGGTACGGGATCCTGGCGAAACGGCCCGTCATCTCCAGCAGTTTTCTTCCGGCGCTCAACGATCCGGACACCCATCTGATCACCACGCCGATCGAACGCATCACCGCGGACGGTGTGCGCACCGTCGACGGCGTCGATCACCCGGCCGACCTGCTGGTGCTCGCCACCGGTTACGAGCTGTGGACGGATCCCGAGACCTATCGGACCGGAACCGTCTTGGGCAGCAACGGATTCGATTTGGCGGAGTACTACCGGGCACATGGGTTGAGCGCCTACGCGGGGACCGCACATCCGCGATTGCCCAACAGGTGGGAGATCGTCGGTCCGCTGGGCTTCGTCGGCTTCGCGTGGCCGGACTTCGTCGAGACCATGGCCGCCCACGCGGTGCGGGTGATCGCCGAGGCGCGAGGTCGCGGCACACCGGTCGCCGCCGTCAGTGATGACGCGTTCAATCGGTGGAACCAGCGGATGCGCCGCGATGGCCGCGTCGCGCACCTGTACTTCACCGCCTGCAATCCCGGTCTCAGCACGTATTTCGTGAACTCTCAGCGCGACACCGTCTATCACCGGCCGCAGACCATCGCCGGATCCCGGCGCTTCGCCCGCCACTCCCCGCTGTCGGATTACGAATTCGCCGCTCGTCCCGCCTTGTTCGAGGAGCTCACCGCATGA
- a CDS encoding DUF885 domain-containing protein, with the protein MARQPTAVDAVAERYLDTLAALDPCTATELGIAGGDRNYDEDITDYSPDAVAARAEAARSALKELDAVVAVDETDAVTAAAMRERLGVQIEIHEAGLDIGELNVIASPLQTMRDVFDLMPTDTAEDWAVIDRRLATLPERVPGYAEALRTVVAEGRPPAIRQVQRGIDQAAQIEQLFVDMVAGAVPDAPALQADLDRHASAAAAAYRELRRVLREEIAPGARERDAFGRDAYRLMSRSFLGTAIDLDETYAWGLEHLGAIVDEQETVAERLYPGAGVAETIRRLDNESRYQVHGTDALQAWMQDLSDRVVDALADTHFDIAPQLRNLECRIAPTHTGGIYYTGPSEDFTRPGRMWWSVPPGKNTFHTWQETTTVFHEGVPGHHLQIGHAVVLADRLNRWRRLGCWVSGHGEGWALYAERLMAELGWLDDDGVRMGMLDAQGFRAARVAIDIGVHCGLTAPDGGTWDAARAWDFLRKHCAQSEKTLLFELDRYLGWPGQAPSYAVGQRIWQQLRETMMARSMPLKEFHSRALDLGGLPLDVLRAALVGELS; encoded by the coding sequence TTGGCTAGGCAACCGACGGCGGTCGACGCGGTCGCCGAACGCTACCTCGACACCCTCGCCGCACTGGATCCCTGCACCGCAACCGAACTCGGCATCGCCGGTGGTGATCGCAACTACGACGAGGACATCACCGACTACTCCCCCGACGCGGTCGCGGCGCGCGCGGAGGCCGCGCGCTCGGCGCTCAAGGAACTCGACGCCGTCGTCGCGGTGGACGAGACCGATGCGGTGACCGCCGCCGCGATGCGCGAACGGCTGGGCGTGCAGATCGAGATCCACGAAGCCGGCCTCGACATCGGTGAGCTCAACGTGATCGCCTCGCCGTTGCAGACCATGCGCGACGTGTTCGATCTGATGCCCACCGACACCGCGGAGGACTGGGCGGTGATCGACCGGCGGCTGGCCACCCTGCCCGAGCGCGTGCCCGGATATGCCGAGGCGCTGCGCACCGTGGTGGCCGAGGGCCGTCCCCCGGCGATCAGGCAGGTGCAGAGGGGCATCGACCAGGCCGCGCAGATCGAGCAGTTGTTCGTCGACATGGTGGCCGGTGCGGTGCCCGACGCGCCGGCGCTGCAGGCCGACCTCGACCGTCACGCGTCCGCCGCCGCGGCGGCCTACCGTGAGCTGCGGCGCGTGCTGCGCGAAGAGATCGCGCCCGGTGCGCGGGAGCGCGACGCGTTCGGCCGCGATGCCTACCGCCTGATGTCGCGGTCGTTCCTCGGCACCGCGATCGACCTCGACGAGACCTACGCGTGGGGCCTCGAGCATCTCGGTGCGATCGTGGACGAACAGGAGACGGTCGCCGAGCGGCTGTATCCCGGTGCCGGTGTCGCCGAGACCATCCGGCGTCTCGACAACGAGTCGCGGTATCAGGTGCACGGCACCGACGCCCTGCAGGCCTGGATGCAGGACCTGTCCGACCGGGTGGTCGACGCGCTGGCCGACACCCATTTCGACATCGCGCCGCAGCTGCGGAACCTGGAGTGCCGGATCGCTCCGACCCACACCGGCGGGATCTACTACACCGGACCGTCGGAGGATTTCACCCGCCCGGGCCGGATGTGGTGGTCGGTCCCGCCGGGGAAGAACACCTTCCACACGTGGCAGGAGACGACGACGGTGTTCCACGAGGGAGTGCCCGGACATCATCTGCAGATCGGGCACGCCGTCGTCCTGGCCGACCGGCTCAACCGGTGGCGCCGGCTGGGCTGCTGGGTGTCCGGCCACGGCGAGGGCTGGGCGCTGTACGCCGAACGGCTGATGGCCGAACTGGGGTGGCTGGACGACGACGGCGTCCGGATGGGGATGCTCGACGCGCAGGGATTCCGCGCCGCCCGGGTGGCGATAGACATCGGTGTGCACTGTGGATTGACCGCCCCGGACGGCGGGACGTGGGACGCCGCGCGGGCGTGGGACTTCTTGCGCAAACACTGTGCGCAGTCGGAGAAGACGCTGCTCTTCGAGCTCGACCGCTATCTCGGCTGGCCGGGACAGGCGCCGTCGTACGCAGTGGGGCAGCGGATCTGGCAGCAGCTGCGCGAGACGATGATGGCGCGCAGCATGCCGCTCAAGGAGTTCCACAGCCGTGCGCTGGACCTCGGTGGGCTTCCGCTCGACGTGTTGCGGGCGGCGCTGGTCGGCGAGTTGTCGTGA